In the genome of Streptomyces lydicus, the window TCCAGCTCCCCGAGGGCTACGAGGTCGTGCTCGGCAACGGCGGCTCCACCGCGTTCTGGGACATCGCGACGCACGGCCTGATCGAGCGCAAGTCCCAGCACCTCAGCTTCGGTGAGTTCTCCTCGAAGTTCGCCAAGGCAGCCAAGCTGGCGCCGTGGCTGGACGAGCCCACCGTCCTCTCCGCCGACCCGGGCAGCCACCCGGACCCGCAGGCGGAAGCGGGTGTGGACGTCTACGGCTTCACCCACAACGAGACCTCGACCGGTGTCGCCGCCCCCATCAAGCGGGTCGCGGGCGCCGACGAGGGCGCGCTGGTCCTGGTCGACGCCACGTCCGGCGCCGGCGGCCTGCCCGTGGACATCGCCGAGACCGACGTCTACTACTTCGCCCCGCAGAAGTCGTTCGCCTCCGACGGCGGTCTGTGGCTGGCGGCCTTCTCCCCCGCCGCCCTGGAGCGCGCCCGCGCCATCCACGCGTCCGGCCGCCACATCCCGGAGTTCTTCTCGCTGCCCACCGCGATCGACAACTCCCTCAAGAACCAGACGTACAACACCCCTGCGCTCTCCACCCTCTTCCTGCTCAACGAGCAGCTGGAGTGGATCAACGGCCAGGGCGGCCTGGACTGGGCGGTCGGCCGCACCGCCGCCTCCTCGCGCACCCTCTACGGCTGGGCCGAGGACTCCAAGTACGCCACCCCGTTCGTCACCGACTCGGCCAAGCGCTCGCAGGTCATCGGCACCATCGACTTCGACGACAACATCGACGCCGCGGCCGTCGCCAAGGCCCTGCGCGCCAACGGCATCGTCGACACCGAG includes:
- the serC gene encoding phosphoserine transaminase; the encoded protein is MADIQIPADIKPADGRFGAGPSKVRTEALGALAATGSSLLGTSHRQAPVKNLVGKVRDGVRDLFQLPEGYEVVLGNGGSTAFWDIATHGLIERKSQHLSFGEFSSKFAKAAKLAPWLDEPTVLSADPGSHPDPQAEAGVDVYGFTHNETSTGVAAPIKRVAGADEGALVLVDATSGAGGLPVDIAETDVYYFAPQKSFASDGGLWLAAFSPAALERARAIHASGRHIPEFFSLPTAIDNSLKNQTYNTPALSTLFLLNEQLEWINGQGGLDWAVGRTAASSRTLYGWAEDSKYATPFVTDSAKRSQVIGTIDFDDNIDAAAVAKALRANGIVDTEPYRKLGRNQLRIAMFPAIDPSDVEALTACIDHVIAKL